A single genomic interval of Methanocorpusculum sp. harbors:
- the mcrG gene encoding coenzyme-B sulfoethylthiotransferase subunit gamma gives MAYKPQYGPGTSKVAEIRRNQMNPNVKLEKIRSVTDEDIVLIMGHRA, from the coding sequence ATGGCATACAAACCACAGTATGGTCCGGGAACCTCCAAAGTTGCGGAAATTCGTCGCAACCAGATGAACCCGAACGTAAAGCTCGAAAAGATTCGCAGCGTCACTGATGAGGACATTGTCCTTATTATGGGACACCGTGCA